Proteins encoded within one genomic window of Deltaproteobacteria bacterium:
- a CDS encoding Gfo/Idh/MocA family oxidoreductase — translation MSDHATHTLRAGVVGVGYLGRFHAQKYAALPHATLVGVVDVDSARASSIAAECQTRAFSDYRDLFGQVDCVSIAVPTQLHFAVARDFLLHDIDVLVEKPLTATGGEGRELVELAAQRNRILQVGHLERFNPALRSLTGILTAPRFIECQRVAPFVERGTDVDVVRDLMIHDLDVILSLVRSPVTSMEAFGVPVLTKEPDIANARLRFASGCIANITASRVALKRERKMRIFQPDMYLVVDYGEHRIRICRRDPSPQEGGLPNITYEEREVSGEDALEEEIRAFLRAVRDRSQPVVSGQDGLQALEVAEQIVGCLEVP, via the coding sequence ATGAGCGATCACGCTACACACACACTGCGTGCGGGTGTGGTCGGCGTCGGCTACTTGGGCCGCTTCCACGCACAAAAATATGCGGCGCTTCCACACGCCACCTTAGTCGGCGTGGTCGATGTGGATAGCGCACGCGCCTCTTCTATCGCAGCGGAATGTCAGACCCGCGCGTTTTCCGACTACCGGGACCTTTTTGGTCAGGTGGACTGCGTTAGCATTGCTGTGCCGACCCAATTGCATTTCGCGGTGGCGCGGGATTTTCTGCTCCACGACATCGATGTCTTAGTGGAAAAGCCGTTGACGGCGACCGGTGGCGAAGGACGAGAGCTGGTCGAGCTTGCCGCGCAGCGCAACCGCATCCTCCAAGTTGGCCACCTGGAGCGGTTTAATCCCGCCCTGCGTTCCTTGACCGGCATCCTGACCGCTCCCCGGTTCATCGAGTGCCAGCGCGTGGCTCCGTTTGTCGAACGCGGCACGGACGTCGATGTGGTCCGCGATCTGATGATCCACGACCTGGACGTGATTCTGAGCCTCGTCCGTTCTCCGGTGACATCGATGGAAGCGTTCGGCGTCCCAGTGTTGACTAAGGAGCCAGATATCGCCAATGCTCGCCTGCGCTTCGCTTCAGGCTGCATCGCCAACATCACCGCCAGCCGCGTGGCCTTGAAGCGCGAACGCAAGATGCGGATCTTTCAGCCAGACATGTATCTCGTCGTTGACTACGGCGAGCATCGGATTCGTATTTGTCGGCGCGACCCGTCTCCGCAGGAAGGCGGCTTGCCCAACATCACCTACGAAGAGCGTGAAGTCAGTGGCGAAGACGCCCTGGAAGAAGAGATTCGGGCGTTTCTGCGCGCCGTGCGAGACCGCAGCCAGCCTGTCGTAAGTGGTCAGGATGGATTGCAAGCGCTTGAGGTAGCGGAGCAGATTGTTGGATGCCTGGAAGTGCCGTGA
- a CDS encoding LLM class F420-dependent oxidoreductase — translation MKFALTGVGSGSTARPEVLIQVAQKAETLGFESVWIPEHLAVPVEITSRYPYSADGKFPGGPGAALHDPFVALGFVAACTKTIKLGTGVFVLPLRNPLVVAKAVASVDVLSNGRLLFGIGIGWLEDEFNAVGMPFKDRAARTREWIAMMKALWTEETPQFSGKFHSFQPLGFNPKPVQKPHPPIIFGGDSRPALKRTAELGDGWFGVRYTPDSVKPVLAQLQELSEKAGRDFSKLEISVGVEPGTPLNLDTAKRFADAGVHRLMTFAPGFMPRARYDTDLYPKMEQFAEEVIAKV, via the coding sequence ATGAAATTCGCACTCACCGGTGTGGGCAGTGGTTCAACCGCACGCCCCGAAGTCCTCATCCAGGTCGCACAAAAAGCAGAAACGTTAGGGTTCGAATCGGTGTGGATTCCCGAGCATTTAGCGGTTCCGGTCGAGATCACCAGCCGCTATCCCTACTCTGCCGACGGAAAATTCCCCGGCGGCCCCGGCGCGGCGCTGCATGATCCATTCGTCGCACTCGGCTTTGTTGCCGCTTGCACGAAGACTATCAAGCTCGGCACCGGGGTGTTCGTGCTGCCGCTCCGCAATCCCTTGGTGGTCGCCAAAGCGGTGGCAAGCGTCGATGTTCTGTCCAACGGGCGACTGCTGTTTGGCATCGGCATTGGCTGGCTAGAGGATGAGTTCAATGCCGTCGGCATGCCGTTCAAGGACCGCGCCGCGCGCACCCGCGAGTGGATTGCCATGATGAAAGCGCTGTGGACGGAAGAAACGCCACAGTTTTCCGGCAAATTTCATAGCTTTCAACCGCTCGGCTTCAATCCCAAGCCGGTGCAAAAACCCCATCCACCGATTATCTTCGGCGGAGATAGCCGCCCCGCGCTGAAACGGACGGCAGAGTTAGGCGATGGCTGGTTTGGGGTTCGCTATACGCCAGACAGCGTCAAACCAGTGTTGGCACAATTGCAGGAACTCAGCGAAAAAGCCGGGCGCGACTTTAGTAAACTGGAGATCTCTGTGGGAGTAGAGCCTGGGACTCCGCTCAATCTCGACACGGCGAAGCGTTTTGCCGACGCTGGGGTGCATCGGTTGATGACGTTCGCGCCAGGGTTCATGCCACGTGCTCGTTACGATACCGACCTCTACCCAAAAATGGAACAGTTTGCCGAAGAGGTGATCGCGAAGGTATGA